One window of the Candidatus Zixiibacteriota bacterium genome contains the following:
- a CDS encoding hypothetical protein (Evidence 5 : Unknown function): MDEKNTVVRRRPPKSRLIESPLFIYGLKFAIGFVVVLIFLTLTQCTINKPESPSWSTHLTLPLVNKTYEMPEIIRRIDQPGLSLDSSGDVMFTVDKDLDTVRVSDNLSTSDITVGAGETLGDVAIAPPSPDPLTVALADYTTLNLGAVPPGSFDIQQDYPPVDNYSWATVASGTLALNIENNFGVDLDTVIVQLYDIVYSRIVSTNFLPAPGLPSGGAETLLVDLTGQTISNSFRLNIHCHTPGGTMLSLSDKSMTAGLAFSDGLNVSAAQAEIPQIVKDFSQNVVLSENNTIMTAQLSSGNLALDIANRTNLTSHVQITLPDFNQGGVPYSTNVAVNPQSSGTVNINLADYLFEPADQTSPQNIGLEVHAIIDSTAPGMVTVSQTDSVSVSASVSNLQFRTMTGIIDSTEASFDGIQTSIDLPKGFDSLQLVSAVLTLEIANAVDFPGGLNITLEGNNGRTLNLSGPVLAGCYDNPIVSVISNSDLASFLNPVPSAITVHGSAYFGDGVTVGTVTAQDYVASHVHISSPLEAVIGQTTFDGDMESNDVKQDDIDKITDHVLEANFLATIINHLPLGVTAEIYLSGDSSTLYTDPQLVIGPISVDAGVTGLLHTVDSAVTSENIIALDSADIQILKNPVIYSGQVITLNGTDGQPVKVVGDDYVTARGVIQVEYHFDGKF; this comes from the coding sequence ATGGACGAGAAAAATACCGTTGTCAGACGACGGCCGCCGAAATCGCGCCTGATCGAATCACCTCTATTTATCTACGGACTGAAATTCGCCATCGGCTTCGTGGTCGTCCTCATCTTTTTAACCCTGACCCAATGCACCATCAATAAACCGGAATCACCGAGTTGGAGCACCCATTTGACCCTGCCTCTCGTCAATAAAACCTACGAGATGCCGGAAATTATCCGCCGTATCGATCAGCCGGGATTGTCTCTCGATTCCAGCGGCGACGTCATGTTTACGGTTGATAAAGATCTGGATACCGTGCGTGTATCGGACAACCTGTCAACATCCGATATTACAGTCGGAGCCGGCGAGACCCTCGGTGATGTCGCCATCGCGCCGCCGTCGCCGGACCCGCTGACCGTCGCTCTGGCCGATTACACGACCCTGAACCTCGGCGCCGTGCCACCCGGTTCTTTCGATATCCAGCAGGATTATCCTCCTGTTGATAATTATTCCTGGGCAACCGTGGCATCCGGAACACTGGCCCTTAACATCGAAAACAATTTCGGGGTCGATCTTGATACCGTCATCGTGCAACTTTACGATATTGTCTATTCCCGGATTGTATCAACGAATTTCCTCCCCGCTCCCGGCCTACCGAGCGGCGGAGCCGAGACTCTTCTGGTGGACCTCACCGGTCAGACCATTTCGAACTCTTTCCGCCTGAATATCCACTGCCATACACCGGGCGGCACCATGCTATCTCTGTCAGACAAGTCAATGACCGCCGGTCTGGCGTTCAGCGACGGCCTGAATGTCTCCGCGGCGCAAGCGGAGATACCCCAAATCGTGAAAGATTTCTCCCAGAACGTTGTCCTTTCGGAAAATAATACCATAATGACGGCTCAGCTTTCGAGCGGCAATCTGGCCCTCGATATCGCCAATCGGACCAATTTAACCAGCCATGTTCAGATAACCCTGCCCGATTTCAATCAGGGCGGTGTTCCCTACTCAACAAATGTCGCGGTCAACCCGCAAAGCAGCGGCACCGTAAATATAAATCTCGCCGATTATCTTTTCGAGCCGGCCGACCAGACCAGTCCCCAAAATATCGGTCTGGAGGTTCATGCCATTATTGATTCCACGGCTCCCGGCATGGTAACCGTCAGCCAGACCGACAGCGTCAGTGTTTCGGCCTCGGTCAGCAATCTTCAATTCCGGACCATGACCGGAATCATCGATTCCACCGAGGCGAGTTTCGACGGTATCCAGACTTCTATAGATTTGCCTAAAGGATTTGACTCTCTGCAATTGGTAAGTGCTGTCCTGACGCTGGAAATAGCCAATGCTGTCGATTTCCCGGGCGGTCTGAATATCACTCTGGAGGGTAACAATGGCCGCACCCTCAATTTGAGCGGACCGGTTTTGGCCGGCTGTTATGATAATCCAATTGTTTCCGTCATTTCCAATAGCGACCTGGCCTCTTTCCTTAACCCCGTCCCGTCAGCCATCACCGTTCATGGCTCGGCTTATTTCGGCGATGGCGTCACGGTCGGAACCGTCACCGCGCAGGATTATGTCGCCTCTCATGTTCATATCAGTTCACCCCTGGAAGCGGTCATTGGTCAGACCACTTTTGACGGCGATATGGAGTCGAATGATGTCAAGCAGGATGATATCGACAAAATCACCGACCATGTGCTGGAAGCCAATTTCCTCGCCACGATAATCAACCACCTGCCCCTCGGGGTGACGGCCGAAATATATCTCAGCGGCGACTCTTCCACCCTCTATACCGACCCGCAGTTAGTCATCGGCCCGATTTCTGTCGATGCCGGCGTCACTGGACTTCTTCATACCGTCGACAGCGCCGTCACCAGCGAAAATATTATCGCTCTCGACAGCGCCGATATCCAGATCTTGAAAAATCCGGTCATTTACTCCGGACAGGTGATTACTCTGAACGGTACCGACGGTCAGCCGGTCAAGGTTGTCGGCGATGATTATGTCACCGCCCGCGGCGTCATTCAGGTGGAATACCACTTCGACGGTAAGTTTTAG
- a CDS encoding hypothetical protein (Evidence 5 : Unknown function) — protein sequence MDSGFQPKFLVCVECGEEFVFTTNAQQYFAERGYTEDPKRCKHCYMQHKRDKRTNHFEPDKADLEVIYPE from the coding sequence ATGGATTCCGGTTTTCAACCGAAATTCCTTGTCTGTGTCGAATGCGGCGAAGAGTTCGTTTTCACCACAAACGCGCAGCAGTACTTTGCGGAACGAGGATACACGGAAGATCCCAAGCGATGCAAACACTGCTACATGCAGCATAAACGGGACAAACGAACCAATCATTTTGAGCCGGACAAGGCCGATTTGGAAGTGATTTATCCGGAGTAA
- a CDS encoding hypothetical protein (Evidence 5 : Unknown function), giving the protein MKSMITIIAAILLLLPIAGNTMGLSSARATAMGGAYLGLAKGVYAPLYNPANIGLTEYRQYGLELVGFGAQISNNSFTLDDYNKYTGAFLTDDDKSVILGKIPAEGLKVSADVEAGAMSLSLGHLVLSINGTAATEVNLGKDALELFLQGNGLDDTFSLDGMYSEAIAYASAGLSCGMSLYKSGTRQLAVGATYKYIRGFAYEKVTELHGGVATLATGFEGEGIMVAQTAQGGHGYAVDLGASLRLSDSYTAGIVFQNILSNITWDNKTEEHGYRFQFDSLTAENMDDSLVVHDDYSIDIPSFQSTLPSVMRVGLANTDGKLLWGLDWEQGFRLGAGVSTKPRLAAGAEYHLIGFFPLRAGYSAGGGKGSVVSGGCGLDFSLFYLDLAVSNHSGLNFSASKGLHLAVSTGFKF; this is encoded by the coding sequence ATGAAAAGTATGATAACGATTATAGCGGCAATTCTCCTGCTGTTGCCGATCGCCGGAAATACCATGGGCCTGTCTTCGGCTCGGGCCACCGCCATGGGCGGGGCTTATCTCGGCCTGGCCAAGGGGGTTTATGCCCCATTATATAACCCGGCCAATATAGGATTAACCGAATATCGCCAATATGGTCTGGAATTGGTCGGTTTCGGCGCTCAGATATCCAACAACAGTTTTACTCTCGATGACTATAATAAATATACCGGGGCTTTTCTGACCGATGATGACAAATCGGTGATCCTGGGGAAGATTCCCGCCGAAGGATTAAAAGTTTCCGCCGATGTCGAAGCCGGGGCCATGTCGCTCTCTTTGGGCCACCTCGTTCTTTCCATAAACGGCACTGCCGCCACCGAAGTTAATCTCGGCAAGGACGCCCTGGAACTGTTTCTGCAGGGAAACGGATTGGATGATACTTTTTCTCTCGATGGCATGTACAGCGAAGCCATTGCTTATGCCTCGGCCGGCCTATCCTGCGGCATGTCCCTCTATAAATCCGGCACTCGTCAACTGGCTGTCGGGGCCACCTATAAGTATATCCGCGGTTTTGCCTATGAAAAGGTCACCGAACTGCATGGCGGTGTCGCCACCCTTGCCACCGGCTTCGAAGGGGAAGGGATCATGGTCGCACAGACCGCTCAGGGCGGGCACGGATATGCGGTTGACCTCGGCGCTTCCCTCCGGCTGTCCGACAGTTACACCGCCGGCATTGTCTTTCAGAATATCCTGAGTAACATCACCTGGGATAATAAAACCGAGGAACACGGCTATCGCTTCCAGTTTGACAGTCTTACCGCCGAAAACATGGATGATTCTCTGGTCGTGCATGATGATTATTCAATCGATATTCCTTCGTTCCAATCGACTCTCCCGTCGGTCATGAGGGTCGGGCTGGCCAATACCGACGGCAAACTGCTCTGGGGCCTCGATTGGGAGCAGGGATTCCGCCTCGGCGCGGGCGTCTCGACTAAACCCCGCCTCGCGGCCGGAGCCGAATATCATTTGATCGGCTTCTTCCCGCTTCGCGCCGGATACTCGGCCGGCGGCGGCAAGGGCTCGGTCGTTTCGGGCGGTTGCGGTCTTGATTTCTCCCTGTTCTATCTGGACCTCGCCGTATCCAACCACAGCGGTTTGAATTTCAGCGCCAGCAAAGGACTGCACCTGGCCGTTTCCACCGGTTTCAAATTCTAA
- a CDS encoding exported hypothetical protein (Evidence 5 : Unknown function): MNSYRTIKATAVTVSFLAILTLFAVDIQAMPPNPDNFENLLNQGGQLPYYLSHRPELLTRGINSPAKRTVLAKLGSPAVASFNVLAVLIKFSDKANSVDPIKFDTLLFVNKQGTVRDYYGTVSYGQLDLVTLNLPSSVGWTTAPQTYAYYCNGENGMGAYPQNTQKLCEDVVDLINPIVNFANYDNXHXGYVDAMVLIHTGPGAEFTLSNDDIWSHQWGISPRLKDGVYIYTYSIQPEYWNTPGDITCGVFCHEFGHILGLPDLYDTDSPRDSYGIGKWSLMSYGSWNGPSGMGNYPAELDAWSRIFLGFAGASNVTANISGASIANVEGAGPIYRLWSSGALGNEYFLAENRQKTGYDAYIPSSGLLVWHIDETQSGNDNQWYPGHTSSGHYKVALEQADGLYEMEKNSSVGNAGDPFPGSTGNMVFSAVTSPNSNSYAGDATFVGISNISASASTMTADFQVSLASNINDDMTDLMPGKITLSQNYPNPFNPTTIIKFDLPVATFLTLDIYNILGQKVRTLGRGNYPAGPKELKWDGLDDQGRTLSSGLYFYELTTPREKEIRKMVMVK; encoded by the coding sequence ATGAATTCTTATAGAACAATAAAAGCAACCGCCGTCACCGTTTCCTTCCTTGCCATACTAACACTATTTGCGGTGGATATTCAGGCCATGCCCCCTAATCCCGATAATTTCGAAAACCTCCTGAACCAGGGCGGGCAGTTGCCATACTATTTGAGTCATCGGCCCGAACTTTTGACCCGCGGCATAAACTCACCGGCCAAGAGAACGGTGCTGGCCAAACTCGGCTCGCCGGCCGTTGCCAGTTTTAATGTTCTGGCCGTGTTAATCAAATTTTCCGATAAGGCTAACTCGGTCGATCCGATTAAATTCGACACCTTGCTATTTGTCAATAAACAGGGTACTGTCCGCGACTATTATGGAACCGTTTCTTACGGTCAACTCGATCTTGTTACTCTCAATCTCCCCTCCAGTGTCGGCTGGACCACCGCCCCGCAAACCTATGCTTACTATTGTAACGGCGAGAACGGCATGGGCGCCTATCCCCAAAACACACAGAAATTATGTGAAGATGTGGTCGATCTGATCAATCCCATTGTCAATTTCGCCAATTATGATAATGANCATGANGGNTATGTCGATGCCATGGTCCTCATCCATACCGGGCCGGGAGCCGAATTTACTCTCAGCAACGACGACATCTGGTCCCATCAATGGGGCATAAGTCCCCGCCTCAAAGACGGGGTCTATATTTACACTTACTCCATTCAGCCCGAATACTGGAACACGCCGGGTGACATCACCTGCGGCGTCTTTTGTCACGAATTTGGACATATTTTGGGCCTTCCCGACCTTTATGATACCGACAGTCCCCGTGACTCTTACGGCATCGGGAAATGGTCATTAATGTCCTATGGCAGTTGGAACGGCCCCTCCGGAATGGGCAACTATCCGGCTGAACTTGACGCTTGGTCGCGGATTTTTCTCGGCTTTGCCGGTGCTTCCAATGTCACCGCCAATATCTCAGGGGCCAGTATCGCCAATGTCGAGGGCGCCGGCCCGATATATCGTCTCTGGTCATCCGGCGCCCTTGGCAACGAATATTTTCTCGCCGAGAACCGTCAAAAGACGGGATATGATGCCTATATTCCGTCCTCGGGCCTCCTGGTCTGGCACATCGATGAAACTCAATCGGGCAATGACAATCAGTGGTACCCCGGGCATACCTCCTCGGGGCACTATAAAGTCGCGCTCGAACAGGCTGATGGATTGTACGAAATGGAGAAGAACAGCTCGGTCGGTAATGCCGGCGATCCGTTCCCCGGTTCCACCGGAAACATGGTCTTTTCCGCGGTGACTTCGCCCAACTCCAATTCCTATGCCGGCGATGCCACCTTTGTCGGGATAAGCAATATCTCGGCCTCGGCATCAACGATGACCGCCGATTTTCAGGTGTCGCTCGCCAGCAATATCAATGATGACATGACGGACCTTATGCCCGGGAAAATTACCTTGAGTCAGAATTATCCCAATCCCTTCAATCCCACCACAATTATTAAATTTGATTTGCCGGTGGCGACTTTCCTTACCCTTGATATATATAATATCCTGGGACAGAAAGTCCGGACGCTGGGTCGGGGCAATTATCCGGCCGGGCCGAAAGAATTAAAATGGGATGGTCTTGACGATCAGGGGCGGACATTGTCATCAGGTCTTTATTTTTACGAACTGACGACTCCCCGGGAAAAAGAAATCAGGAAGATGGTTATGGTTAAATAG
- a CDS encoding hypothetical protein (Evidence 5 : Unknown function) — protein MTKSERLLFIVNLFRVKKRITLEELARECEVSTRTVYRDLLSLSGLNIPIYFDDGYHLARDVSLPALNFTPDEQELLGYSLQSTVLSRSRYLRERLRNIELKILSALPEKSRDRLNSQIMNPTTALCRFTRREEEVIRSFFRALFSKEAVDIELKLGKRRIQRVRAVSLRIQGCRWTFYFADSRARKNFNIGLKRIYSLRQSGPEDES, from the coding sequence ATGACTAAATCGGAACGGCTGCTTTTCATTGTCAACCTTTTCCGGGTGAAGAAGCGGATCACGCTCGAAGAATTGGCGCGGGAGTGCGAGGTCTCGACGCGGACCGTCTATCGCGATCTCTTATCCTTATCGGGCCTGAATATTCCTATCTATTTTGATGACGGGTATCATCTGGCGCGGGATGTCTCGCTGCCGGCGCTGAATTTCACGCCCGATGAGCAGGAACTGCTCGGGTACAGTCTGCAGAGCACGGTATTGTCCCGATCCCGTTATCTCAGGGAACGGTTGCGCAATATCGAACTCAAAATCCTCTCGGCCCTTCCGGAAAAGAGCCGGGATCGCCTCAATTCGCAGATTATGAATCCCACGACGGCCCTATGCCGGTTTACGCGCCGGGAAGAAGAGGTGATCCGGTCGTTTTTCCGAGCCCTTTTCAGTAAGGAAGCGGTGGATATCGAATTGAAATTGGGTAAGCGCCGGATTCAGAGGGTCAGGGCCGTGTCTCTTCGCATTCAGGGCTGTCGTTGGACTTTCTATTTTGCCGACAGCCGGGCCCGAAAAAATTTTAATATCGGCCTGAAGCGGATTTATTCACTCAGGCAGAGCGGCCCCGAAGATGAATCCTGA
- a CDS encoding putative GntR family transcriptional regulator (Evidence 3 : Putative function from multiple computational evidences), with product MVIHSYHIVMGMAKYDRLLYVLNLLRSRKNLNAAMIARECGVTERTIYRDILSLSEANIPIFYDKGYKFASDNFLPPLNFNLDEYLTLKTVLESSPLYRGGVRRNTIKSIRSKIEACLSPAVMQEKKYLHTTPQIDIKSTSSNPALEKIYAAVETGINENRIVHLKYNSIQSGLIDRDVEPYFLIFIERAFYFVGYCHLRRALRTFRTDRIVAATLTEHKFAPRKDIDPAKYFENSWGVFSGEPIDVEIIFSGTAARIILLGKHHPNEVIQPLKGNRVRYRVTVRGMEEICRWLLGFGGEADVIGPAELRAEIHKRAEAILANFK from the coding sequence ATGGTCATACATTCATACCATATCGTTATGGGGATGGCCAAGTATGACAGACTTCTGTACGTTCTCAATTTACTGCGGAGCCGGAAGAATCTGAACGCCGCCATGATCGCCCGCGAGTGCGGAGTGACCGAGCGGACCATTTATCGGGATATACTCTCGCTATCGGAGGCGAATATTCCGATCTTTTATGACAAGGGGTACAAATTTGCCTCGGATAATTTTCTGCCTCCGCTGAATTTCAATCTCGACGAGTATCTGACACTTAAGACGGTCCTGGAATCGTCGCCCTTATATCGCGGGGGGGTGCGGCGAAACACCATCAAATCTATCCGGTCGAAAATCGAGGCCTGCCTGTCGCCGGCGGTGATGCAAGAAAAGAAATATCTCCATACGACCCCGCAAATAGATATCAAATCGACCTCGTCCAACCCGGCGCTGGAGAAGATTTATGCGGCCGTGGAGACGGGCATAAATGAGAACCGTATCGTGCATTTGAAATATAACTCCATTCAGAGCGGATTGATTGATCGGGATGTGGAGCCGTATTTTCTGATATTTATCGAAAGGGCGTTTTATTTTGTGGGGTACTGCCATCTGCGCCGGGCCCTGCGGACCTTTCGGACCGATCGGATAGTCGCGGCGACCCTGACGGAGCATAAGTTCGCGCCGCGCAAAGATATCGATCCGGCCAAATATTTTGAAAACAGCTGGGGGGTATTCAGCGGGGAGCCGATCGATGTAGAAATCATCTTTTCGGGGACGGCGGCCCGCATAATTCTTCTGGGAAAGCATCACCCCAACGAAGTGATTCAACCGTTGAAAGGGAACCGGGTCCGCTACCGGGTGACGGTGCGGGGGATGGAGGAGATCTGCCGCTGGCTGCTCGGTTTCGGCGGGGAGGCCGATGTGATCGGCCCGGCGGAACTTCGCGCCGAAATTCATAAAAGGGCCGAAGCGATTCTGGCCAATTTCAAATAA